Proteins encoded by one window of Emticicia oligotrophica DSM 17448:
- a CDS encoding YqgE/AlgH family protein, giving the protein MKEERIRPTKGKVLIAEPFLGDKNFERSVVLLCEYNNLGAFGLVLNQLTNLKLDDVIENIYAELPLYLGGPVEQNTLHFIHRLGDEIEGSVELGNGIYWSGDFEQVKTLINISKISENDIRLFVGYSGWGAGQLEGELMQDSWIVSDIDAGLIFETPSNNFWREVLKRMGGQYKVLSNYPTDPRLN; this is encoded by the coding sequence ATGAAAGAAGAAAGGATAAGACCTACGAAGGGTAAGGTTTTGATTGCAGAACCGTTTTTAGGAGATAAGAATTTCGAGAGAAGTGTGGTTTTGCTTTGCGAATATAATAATTTGGGAGCTTTTGGTTTAGTGCTTAATCAACTTACTAATCTGAAACTTGATGATGTAATAGAAAATATTTATGCCGAATTACCTCTCTATTTGGGGGGGCCAGTAGAGCAAAATACTTTGCATTTTATTCATCGTTTAGGTGATGAAATTGAAGGTTCGGTTGAGCTTGGTAATGGGATTTATTGGTCAGGTGATTTCGAACAAGTAAAAACTTTAATAAATATCAGCAAAATATCAGAAAATGATATTAGGCTTTTCGTAGGATATTCAGGTTGGGGAGCTGGCCAATTGGAAGGAGAGTTAATGCAAGATTCTTGGATAGTTTCTGATATTGATGCTGGTTTGATTTTTGAAACTCCTAGCAATAATTTTTGGCGAGAAGTACTTAAACGTATGGGTGGACAGTATAAAGTGTTATCAAACTACCCAACAGACCCACGCTTGAACTAA
- a CDS encoding N-acyl-D-amino-acid deacylase family protein: MKHFNKSKASSILLSLIIITIFPLNIIAQQYDIVIKNGRVIDGSGNPWFLADVGIKGGKITAIGSLKTSEAVKTIDAKNQIVCPGFIDVHTHVEDAIQKLPTAENFIYDGVTSIITGNCGSSEVNLAKFFDELNSIKLSVNLGSLIGHNAVRRYIMKNVFRDPTPKEQIQMEALVEQAMKDGAVGLATGLIYIPGTYSKTPEVVGLAKVASAYGGVYASHIRDEASKVKDAINEAINIGREAHIPVEISHFKISSKPLWGQSNMTIDLVEKARLEGIDVNVDQYPYTASSTNMGTMIPSWALADGDSLVHVRLTDPETRKKIKEEMLKGLKADNRKNFDYAFVARYKADSSLNGKNITEINKLLGRKQNAATEAELIMDMVDKGGAQMIFHKMSEEDVVKILQYPYTMIASDAGVIQFNKNVPHPRGYGSNARVLGRYVREKNVLRLEDAIRRMTSLPAQRFKIDNRGLIRTGYAADILIFDENRITDKATFEQPHAYSEGIEVVLVNGVPVVENGKHTGQKSGQIIYGQGKTK, encoded by the coding sequence ATGAAACACTTCAACAAATCTAAGGCTTCGAGTATATTATTATCTCTCATTATTATCACTATTTTTCCTCTAAATATTATAGCCCAACAATATGATATTGTTATCAAAAATGGACGAGTGATTGATGGCTCGGGGAACCCTTGGTTCTTGGCTGATGTGGGTATTAAGGGTGGAAAAATAACGGCTATCGGTTCGCTAAAAACAAGCGAAGCAGTCAAAACAATTGATGCTAAAAACCAGATTGTTTGTCCTGGTTTTATTGATGTACATACGCACGTAGAAGATGCGATTCAGAAGCTACCAACCGCCGAAAACTTCATTTACGATGGCGTAACGAGTATTATTACAGGTAATTGCGGAAGTTCGGAAGTAAATCTTGCCAAATTTTTCGATGAGCTCAATAGCATCAAACTTAGTGTAAATTTAGGCTCACTAATTGGTCATAATGCTGTGCGTAGATACATCATGAAAAACGTATTCCGTGACCCTACCCCAAAAGAACAAATCCAGATGGAAGCCCTTGTAGAACAAGCCATGAAAGATGGGGCCGTAGGCTTGGCCACTGGTTTAATTTACATTCCAGGTACCTATTCTAAAACACCTGAAGTAGTTGGTTTGGCCAAAGTTGCATCAGCTTATGGCGGGGTATATGCTTCACATATTCGAGATGAAGCCTCCAAAGTTAAGGATGCAATTAACGAGGCAATCAATATTGGCCGTGAAGCCCATATTCCAGTTGAAATTTCTCATTTTAAGATTTCGAGTAAACCTCTTTGGGGCCAAAGTAATATGACTATTGATTTAGTAGAAAAAGCTCGTTTAGAAGGAATTGATGTAAATGTTGACCAGTATCCGTATACTGCCAGCAGTACTAATATGGGCACGATGATTCCTTCATGGGCATTGGCTGATGGCGATTCGCTGGTGCATGTTCGACTAACCGACCCTGAAACTCGTAAAAAAATTAAGGAAGAAATGTTGAAAGGCTTAAAGGCCGATAATCGCAAAAACTTTGACTATGCTTTTGTGGCACGCTACAAAGCAGATTCAAGCCTCAACGGCAAGAATATTACTGAAATCAATAAGCTTTTGGGCAGAAAACAAAATGCAGCTACCGAAGCCGAACTAATAATGGACATGGTTGATAAAGGTGGAGCTCAGATGATTTTTCATAAAATGAGCGAAGAAGATGTAGTAAAAATCTTACAATATCCCTATACTATGATTGCTTCTGATGCTGGTGTAATTCAGTTTAATAAAAATGTACCTCATCCACGTGGTTATGGCTCAAATGCAAGAGTATTAGGACGTTATGTGCGAGAAAAAAACGTTTTACGCCTTGAAGATGCTATTCGACGAATGACCTCATTGCCTGCCCAACGTTTCAAGATTGACAATCGTGGACTTATTCGCACTGGTTATGCCGCCGATATTTTGATTTTTGATGAAAATAGAATTACCGATAAAGCTACTTTTGAGCAGCCACATGCCTATTCAGAAGGCATTGAGGTAGTTTTAGTCAATGGAGTGCCTGTGGTAGAAAACGGCAAACACACTGGTCAGAAATCTGGTCAGATTATTTACGGGCAAGGAAAAACAAAATAA